One Salvia splendens isolate huo1 chromosome 22, SspV2, whole genome shotgun sequence DNA segment encodes these proteins:
- the LOC121786832 gene encoding uncharacterized protein LOC121786832 codes for MSHGSNGITSNTLFSSQGRMAQYHQEQIMGQAYHAWFKRADQFDVDPRFQKEDLSLIKFDMLNSDLFILDEPDVTPVRRGWGSCLIGRFAGRFPGKEAIFNLMKRWKCISRVTFHRKGWLCFQFGSDEAMEKIRQQGPFDIFGIPLVLQPLPKKFDPDMEPEVMVPIWLRLVDLPLELWNLTAVSKIASCIGTPLSTDFSTLRRETLDGPRIQVIIDTAKRPKESLSIRLPSGDYLDQKIEYEFIPKFCKACKSY; via the coding sequence ATGTCTCACGGCAGCAACGGAATAACCAGCAACACCCTGTTCAGCAGTCAGGGAAGAATGGCCCAGTACCACCAAGAACAGATCATGGGGCAAGCATATCATGCATGGTTCAAGAGGGCCGATCAGTTTGACGTGGACCCGAGATTCCAAAAAGAGGACCTTTCCCTTATCAAATTTGATATGCTTAATTCTGACCTCTTCATTCTTGATGAACCTGATGTCACCCCCGTCCGTCGCGGATGGGGCTCTTGTTTAATTGGCAGGTTCGCTGGTCGGTTCCCCGGCAAGGAAGCTATATTCAACCTTATGAAGCGATGGAAGTGCATATCACGAGTTACCTTTCACCGGAAAGGGTGGCTCTGCTTCCAGTTTGGAAGCGACGAAGCGATGGAAAAGATCCGCCAGCAAGGTCCGTTTGACATCTTCGGGATACCATTAGTGCTTCAACCTTTGCCGAAGAAGTTTGATCCGGATATGGAACCTGAAGTCATGGTCCCAATTTGGCTGAGGCTAGTGGACTTGCCCTTGGAACTATGGAACCTTACGGCGGTGAGCAAGATCGCCTCATGTATCGGGACCCCGCTATCTACAGATTTCAGCACCTTGAGGCGTGAGACTTTGGATGGCCCTCGCATTCAAGTCATCATTGACACTGCAAAACGACCAAAGGAGTCCCTCTCGATTCGGCTACCAAGCGGGGATTATTTGGACCAAAAAATTGAGTATGAGTTCATCCCAAAATTCTGCAAAGCATGCAAATCTTATTGA